ATTGTATATGATTGCAGAGCACCGAAATATGAATAGTTAGACATCAATGTAAACCTTCATCGCCGAAATCGGAATGAAGGTTCATTTCCTTTTACACGACATCAGAATTTGTACGGTAGTAAAGCTGCCTATAACTCACCACAGGATCAATGCTTAATGCTTACTGGAGCATAGCACAACGCATGACAGACTCAAATGCACCACTCTCAAGTCTGAAGCATTCAAATGACGAGCATTCATATCCGTTCCAGGAACAAAGCAAACTTGTACTAGAGGCTAGACCTACTACTAGTTGAACTTCTCAGCTCATCCCACTGGCAACAACATTCCAATGATTCAATAATCACCAACGTCATCCATGTTACCAAAAAAGAGGAAATTAAGAAACCCAGCGCAGCTTTGAGAGCACGATCAATTGCTCATGAGGATGTTGGATGTTACACCCCCCAGAACTCCTTCGTCTGCTTCTGGCTGCGGAGATCTGGTAGAAATATCTGGGAGTGTATAAGTGTATAAGTGTGTAGTCTAGGATCATGTACAGAAGGAACATACTTAAGTTAGCAAAACATACTTCCAATTTAACAGAATGCTGACAAGATATTAAACAGATTATATATGCACATAAAAGCATGTGGCTTTTCAGGGAAAGCGGACCAAGACAGTATGCAGTGGACATCCGTCAGCAAGTAGCACATGAACATACAAGCAAGTAAAACTACAGATAATGAAAATAAATACAAAATGCTATCTGAAGAGAAGGTATGACTCACAAGCACTCCCGCTGTGGTGGACATAAATTTTCTCGACTGGCATACCATTTGCCATAAACAAATTTGCCAGCTTATGGACTCTCCCATCATCCTTTGAGCATGTGATCTTCACCATTCGAAGATCTTTGCAAGTAAATGATCTTCTCTGTAGTTTGATACCTGTTTCTGATGCCTTTCTGGCATTGAagttcttttgcagataaaaaagttGTTGTTAAGCATGCGCTAAAATACTCAAAACTAAAAGATAATCAAGTAAGCATAAGCCCCAACTATGTAATTACACATACAATTTTAAGTTGGAGAAAGAGTTTCTGTATATTAGGTGAGTGCTGCAGCAAGAAAATTAATGCATCAAAGTCTGCAGCCATACACCGTTCGCCAAGGGACAGGGTCTTCAGGTTGCCAAAAGTTGGACATGTATTCAGTTCCCTACTCAGAACCACCTACACATTGCACATAAAATGAGTGTTCAGCAATTAAACATAGTAATTTGAATCaatattatattttatatattgAATACAAGAGgtttattaaatatgcagagaagaaAACAAACATACCAACCACGAGAAAGAAATTAAGACATATAGTGATGTGTTACCATGATTAGTACCTATTGGTAAAATAAGATTCCTCATTCTTTTCTATAATGTGAAGGGACATTGCCATTATACTGGTATGCAGACTCAAAATAGTTAATTACACAACGATTTGAACAGTAATCATTTAAAAAGATACACTACTTCAAGAATGTAAAAAATAACAAACAATAATCTAAATAATATATAATGTTCTCTTGAAGCTCCATACTTCCATATCTCATTGATTTGACCTACTACATTTGATGATGAAATGAGCTAGTACAAATTTCTTGATCTGAACTCTTCTCCAAGTCAACTGTGCCTTTCTAACCAGGTGTTGCTACTTATGTAAGAAATGTGCTCATTGTACATGTGTATTCTGTTGGGAGCGACATAAATTTCTTTTGCAAACATCAGGAAAAGTTGTTAAGGAAAAAACAATTATGGCTATATCAAGAAAATTTTCATACTCGAAGATAGAGAAAATAGTAAAAGGTGGTGACAGCTATACCTCTCCAGCATCAGTCAACAACTCCAAAGTTCTAGCACTTGAAAGACTTTGAAGAATATGACGGCCACCTAAAATCTTCCCATCATTGCATTCTGTATATCCATCATAGATACTGTCTTTACTGGAAATCAGGTCTTTACCTTTGTAGCCATACTTTGCATCATTTGCAATCTCACTGTATGCATAGGTATTCTCATCACCATAATAATAATTATCCTTGTAACGATCATGCCTGTAAATTCCTTCAGCAAAACCATGTCCATATCCAAACCTTATAAAATCATCATATCCAACACCATCACTCAAGGAAGACTCATCATGAATCTTCGAGCTCTCTGTCCAATCATTATTGTCGCTATCATCCCCGTCGTCATCAGTAGTTCCATCACAATAATCTTCATCACTGATGCATTCATTGTCATCACCCAAGAAAGAGTCATCAAGTATGATAGTAGCTGTGACAAGTGATCCCAAATTCTTGAATGATGGGACTCGGACGTAAGGTGTGATGAGGTGCAGAAGTAGGAGGTTCGGAGCAGCAATGGAGAAGGCGCAACTAATCTCGCATTCGAGCATGATTAAAGTCTTCAAAGAGGCGGACACAATCCTAGGGCCCGCCACCAAGCAATCCTTCAGACCTAGTACTTCCAAAGACGTGCAACTAGAAGAAAGCTGCCCGAGGATCCTGTAGTCGAGCATGGCATACGACAGCTTCAAGACCTTGAGGTGGCAAGAGATGAACGACACGCGGTCCAATGACGCGATCTCTGAGCAACGCCCGGTGAGATGGATAACCCGCGCGTTGCGCTTGATGGCGGCCATCATCCACGCACTGGCGTCGTCATCGGTGAAGCCCGCTTCTTCGTCGCTCGACCGCAGGCGGAGCATGACCACGGGCGCCGATTCGTCCCGGAGGAGGAAGAGCCGGTGCACGAAGTCGCGGAACTTCTCAGGCGGGTCGCCGTAGCGGCCAGGGGAGGGGCGCACGCGGAGATCGACGCAGGGCACGGACGCCCAGAGATGGCGCCACCGCCGCGCGAGCACGCAGGTGCGGACCACCTCCCACGCCTTCAAGAATGACATGATGTAATGCAGGAGCTCGTCCGGGAGGGCGCTGAGGCGGTCGGGCTTGGCGACAGCCCGGCGGGCGCCGCGGCGCTGGCCCGGGCGCTGGGTGGTGCTCCGGTGCATTTCGTCGAGCGGAAGATCTGCATGCAGGTTTAGCGACACCGCGGCTCAGCTTTGTCAGTCAGGATTTTGAATGATGGAACGGAACATAACATACCAAGAGAGACTGCTTGAGATGGCCTAAACTGAATTCCGCCAAGAGACACTCACGTACACAAGAGCTGGCAGAAGCACTTGATCGGTTCCTGTACAAGCATGCACTAGTACATGAGCCTGACTTGTAGTATAAAGTTGAAGATTTTTAAAACC
The Triticum aestivum cultivar Chinese Spring unplaced genomic scaffold, IWGSC CS RefSeq v2.1 scaffold2948, whole genome shotgun sequence genome window above contains:
- the LOC123176344 gene encoding uncharacterized protein isoform X1, which codes for MHRSTTQRPGQRRGARRAVAKPDRLSALPDELLHYIMSFLKAWEVVRTCVLARRWRHLWASVPCVDLRVRPSPGRYGDPPEKFRDFVHRLFLLRDESAPVVMLRLRSSDEEAGFTDDDASAWMMAAIKRNARVIHLTGRCSEIASLDRVSFISCHLKVLKLSYAMLDYRILGQLSSSCTSLEVLGLKDCLVAGPRIVSASLKTLIMLECEISCAFSIAAPNLLLLHLITPYVRVPSFKNLGSLVTATIILDDSFLGDDNECISDEDYCDGTTDDDGDDSDNNDWTESSKIHDESSLSDGVGYDDFIRFGYGHGFAEGIYRHDRYKDNYYYGDENTYAYSEIANDAKYGYKGKDLISSKDSIYDGYTECNDGKILGGRHILQSLSSARTLELLTDAGEVVLSRELNTCPTFGNLKTLSLGERCMAADFDALIFLLQHSPNIQKLFLQLKINFNARKASETGIKLQRRSFTCKDLRMVKITCSKDDGRVHKLANLFMANGMPVEKIYVHHSGSAYISTRSPQPEADEGVLGGVTSNILMSN
- the LOC123176344 gene encoding uncharacterized protein isoform X2, which codes for MHRSTTQRPGQRRGARRAVAKPDRLSALPDELLHYIMSFLKAWEVVRTCVLARRWRHLWASVPCVDLRVRPSPGRYGDPPEKFRDFVHRLFLLRDESAPVVMLRLRSSDEEAGFTDDDASAWMMAAIKRNARVIHLTGRCSEIASLDRVSFISCHLKVLKLSYAMLDYRILGQLSSSCTSLEVLGLKDCLVAGPRIVSASLKTLIMLECEISCAFSIAAPNLLLLHLITPYVRVPSFKNLGSLVTATIILDDSFLGDDNECISDEDYCDGTTDDDGDDSDNNDWTESSKIHDESSLSDGVGYDDFIRFGYGHGFAEGIYRHDRYKDNYYYGDENTYAYSEIANDAKYGYKGKDLISSKDSIYDGYTECNDGKILGGRHILQSLSSARTLELLTDAGEVVLSRELNTCPTFGNLKTLSLGERCMAADFDALIFLLQHSPNIQKLFLQLKINFNARKASETGIKLQRRSFTCKDLRMVKITCSKDDGRVHKLANLFMANGMPVEKIYVHHSGSAYLRSQKQTKEFWGV